GCCGATTGTTCCGTTCCCGGAGGTCAGGACCGTCGCTTCGGGATCGGAAGAGGCGTACACGACTCCGGGGAACGTCGACTCGTCGTAGACCGCTCGATCCTCTCCGTACGCGATCTCGATCGAACCGAGTGCGAAATCAGTCTGATAGTGGTGATACCCGGCGGTAGTTCCTTCCTGCAGGTCGATATCCAGCTGTTCGACACGACTTCGGAGCTCCTCGACGGATACTCTCTCTGTGGACACGGTCCGATACAATGTCTTCCATATGATAAATTTATACCGGTTAGTCGGAACTCATCCAGTCCGCCCCTTCATCCGCAACTTTAAAACGACTGAGCGGCGCAACAGTTGATAATGGCTTTTGAGGAGCTGCTGAACGACCCTGTCATCCAGAAGTACCTCCACGAGCTCGTCGGACCGACGGGGATGCCGGTGGCGGCGGCCCCTCCGGACGGCGAGGTGACCGACGAGGAACTCGCCGAGGAGCTGGGTCTGGAGCTCAACGACGTCCGGCGGGCGCTCTTTATCCTCTATGAGAACGACTTGGCCGAGTACCGCCGGGTTCGCGACGAGGATTCGGGATGGCTCACCTACCTCTGGACGTTCCACTACGAGAACATCCCGGAGAACCTCCAAGAGGAGATGCTTCGGCTGCTCGACGCGCTGGAGGAGCGACTCGAGTACGAACGGAACCACGAGTTCTACCTCTCCGAGCCCGCGGGTATCCGTTTCGAGTTCTCCGAGGCGATGGAACAGGGCTTCCAGTGCCCTGAGACCGGCGCGCCTTTGGAGCCGATGGAGAACGACGACATGGTCGAATCGATGGAGCTGCGGATCGAAGAGCTTCGCGACGAACTCAACGTCGACGTGGGCCGAGACGACTGATGGTCGTTCTCGCAACCAAGTGCTACGTCGACGGCGACGCCCGCGAGCGCGCCCTCGACAGCTTCGACTCGCTCGTCCGCAACGAGATCGGCGACCTCGACGTCGAGTGGACGATCGACGTCCGCGAGGACGACTTCGTCGACGTCGACCTCGACGGAGAAGACGCGACCATCGCCGGAAACCTCCTCGCAGAGTCGTGGGGAGAGGTCACGGCCGACCACGAGGACGGTGAGACGTACGTCGGCACCCTCGACTCGTGGGACGACGACGGCTGGGTTCTCGACGTGGGGTACGACAATTACGTTCGGATTCCGGCCGACGAACTCGGCCTCGGAACCGGGAGCCCCTCGCAGATCCGCGACCGCTTCGGCGTCGTCCAACACACGCCGTTGCGGTTCGTCGCGGGCGAGACGCCGCGGCTCGCCGACGAGACCCGAGACGAGCTGTACGACTGGACCCGAGAGGAGGGACACAGCGGCCGCGTGAACGTCAACAGCGCGACCCGCGGCGAGGTGCGTGCGACGGTCAACCGCGCCGGACACGCCGCCGACATCATCACCGTCGAGCGGCTCGGACTGCTCGAACAGAGCATCGTCTGCCCCGAAAGCACCGATCCACCGGGACTGCTCGCCAGCATCGGCTCGTATATGCGATCGGAACTGAAGTGCGTACTGACATCCTGACGGACCCGAAAACCACTCCCCCGTCATACCACTCCCGCCAAGCTAACGTATGAACCGACGACTCCTCCTCGCGGCCGGTTGTCTCGCCCTCCTCGCGGTCACGAGCGGCTGTCTCGGTATCGGAACCGGCCCCGTCGATCCCGAGCAGTTGGACAGCGAGCCAGCGGCCGCCTACGAGTGGGAGAGTAACCGGACTGCCCACATCGCGATCCAAGAGAACACACAGTTCCGCACGGTGCTCGAAACGAACAGTACGACGGTCGAACTGTACCGAGAGGACGGGTTCGGCGGGACGAATCCGCTCTCGGTCGAGGCCGTCCGATACCGCTACCCCGACGGGACGGTGCTCACGGGGACCGAAATCCGTGAGGAGGGCGGTGAGATCCGTCGGACCCGCGATGAGACCGTCGTCGAACTCCCCGACGACGCACCGGCCAGCGGCGGGTCGCTGGCCTTTACGAGCGGGGGGACGCCGAAGCGCTTCACGCTGCCGACGTACGTCGACGGCACCTACGAGGTCGTCCTGCCGCCGGATCGTCGGATCGACTTCCCGGTCTTCGGGCAGGTGTCGCCGCGGAACTACGAGGCGACGATCGACGAACAGAGCCGCGTCCACATCGTCTGGGCGGAGCCCGTGACGACCGACAGCATCTCGGTGCAGTTCTACCTCCAGCGCGACCTCTACATCTTCGGCGGGATCGCCGCGCTCGTCGTCCTCGTCGGCGTCGGCGGGCTCCTGTACTACCGGCGGCAGATCGACCGGCTGCGTCGGCAGCGTCACGAGATGGGCATCGACGTCGAGGTCGAAGACGACGACGACGGGCCACCGCCGGGGATGCGCTGAGCCCTCTACTGCGCTCTTCGCTCCGCTTCCCCTGTCGCGCCGAAATGCGCTGCGCTTTTGTCCGTTTCGCGGCTATCCCACCCTATGCGAGTCGCAATCGTCACCGTCGGCGACGAGCTCCTCTCCGGAGACACGGTGAACACGAACGCCGCGTGGTTGGCTGAGAAGCTCACCGACCGCGGCGTCAGCGTCGAGCGCGTCACGACCGTTCCGGACGCCGTCGCCGACATCGCCCGCGTCGTCAACGAGTACCGCGCAGAACACGACGCGGTCATCGTGACGGGCGGGCTCGGCCCCACCCACGACGACGTGACGATGGCTGGCGTCGCCGCCGCGGTCGGTCGCGACCTCGAACCCCACGAGGAGGCCCGCGAGTGGCTGCTCGGGGAGGGCGGCTACTCCGCCGAGGGGTTAGTCGACGGGACGACCGAGCTCCCGGCCCGGGCGCGGATGCTCCCGAACACCGAGGGCGTCGCCCCGGGAGCCGTCGTCGAGGGCATCTACGTCCTCCCGGGCGTCCCGAGCGAGATGAAAGCGATGTTCGAGCGGGTGGCCGGGGAGTTCAGTGGCACGGAGACGTTCACAGCCGTCGTCGACGTCGCCGAGCCGGAGAGCGAGTTGATCGACCGAATCCACGAGGTACGCACGCGTTTCGACGTCACGGTCGGGAGCTATCCGGGCGACTCGGTCCGGGTGAAGTTCACCGCCACCGACCGTGCGACGGCCGAGGACGCGGCCGCGTGGCTCAGATCGCGGGTCGACCTCGTCGACGACGCCTAGGAGTGCGGAAGCGATGCGCGTGGTCCGGTCGTCCGTTCACCGATAGAGGTAGTACAACCAGCCGGCGGCCATCGCGACGCTCACGAGTAGAATCACCGCGCCGGTCTCTGCGATCGGAAGCGACGCGCCCTCAGTTGCGAGTGGGATCATACTCCTCCGTTTCGACACCGAGTTCTTAAGCGTTCATACAGCCGCCAGCGGTTCGTCACACGCCGGACGCGTCGCACCGGCGGGCTTTTGCGCCCGCCGCCGTTGCGTTCGCGTATGCGAATCGGCTTCGCCGTCAACCCCATCGCGGGGATGGGCGGTCGCGTCGGTCTCAAGGGCACGGACGGGAAGGTCGAGGAGGCGCGCCGCCTCGGCGCGGAGCCGCGCGCGCCGGACCGAGCGAGGCGTGCGCTCGAACGACTCCACGAGCTCGACGATGTCGAACTGCTCACGTGGGGCGGGGCGATGGGAGCCGACATCGCCCGCCAGGTAGGCTTCGCTCCCGAGGTCCTCGGCGAGGCCGGCGACGCCGAGGACTCGACGGCCGAGGACACGGCCCGGGCCGTCAAAGCGTTCCTCGCCGCCGACGTCGACCTCGTGCTCTTCGTCGGCGGCGACGGCACCGCCGCGGACGTCGCGGAGGCAGTAGAGGGAACAGAAACACCGATTCTGGGCGTCCCGGCCGGCGTGAAGGTGTACTCGTCGGTCTTCGCCGTCTCCCCGGAGGACGCCGCGCACGTCGTCGCGACCTTCGAGCGGACCGAGCGGCGAGAGGTGCTCGATATCGACGAGGACGAATACCGCGAGGGGGAAGTCCACCCCGAGTTGCGGGCGATCGCGCACGTCCCCGTCGCCGAAGAGCTCCAGTCGTCGAAACAACTCGGCGGCGGCAACGTGGAAGCGCTCGCGGCGGGCGTCGCCGACGACATCCGCGCGAGCGACAAGACGTTCGTGTTGGGCCCCGGAAGCACCGTCGGCGCGATCAAAGCGGAACTCGGGTTTGAGGGGTCGCCGCTGGGCGTCGACGTGTGGCGCGGCGGCGAGGTGCTCGCCGTCGACGCGAGCGAATCGGAAATCCTGGACGCGCTCGACCCCGAGGGCGAGAACGTCGTCGTCGTCTCCCCGATCGGCGGGCAGGGATTCGTGTTCGGTCGCGGAAATCCCCAACTGTCACCGGACGTGATCCGCCGCTGCGACGTCGAAATCGTCGCCTCGCGCTCGAAGCTCGACGGGATCGGCGAACTCCGGGTCGATACCGACGATTCCGACCTCGACGCCGAACTCAAGGGGTGGACGAAGGTCCGGATCGGTCGCTTCGAGCGGCGGATGATGCGAATCACATAAGAGTTGGGAAGAATCATCGACCCGTTCGCCATTCGAGCAATATAATTTTAATACACACCTCAAAATTCGACTAATAGTATGAAGATCTGGAATATATAATCGACATATAGTGAGGATTAAGGTCACTCAAGGCGAGGGTATGATATGGAGACGCGTAAGGTACAGCGGTTGGGGCCGTCGACGCTGGCGATGACGTTGCCCGCGGAGTGGGCCAAGGAGCACGACGTCAACAAAGGCGATGAGGTCTCGCTGCGGATGGGCGGGAAGGGGACGTTGACGGTGCTTCCGGAGTCGGCGAGTCAGGAGGACTCTTCGGCGACGGTTCGGGCCGACAATCTGGACGCGGACTCGCTCGAACGGGCGATCGTCGCGCAGTACGTTCTCGGACGGCGGGTCATTCACATCGAAAAGAGCGAGGGTGCGCTGGACTCAGAGCACATCAACGCGGTATACAAGGCCGAAACCCAGCTGATGGGACTCGGTGTTATCGAGGAAACGCCCGACAGAATCGCCATCCGCTGTTCGGTCGATCCCGAGGACTTCACCCTCGATAACCTCCTCGAACGGCTGGAGAACACCGGCAGCACGATGCGCGGAGAGGCGGTCAAAGCACTCGCACACGGCAATACGGATCTCGCCCAGCGCGCGCTCAACCGCGAGCGGCAGGCGAACAAGATCTTCGTGCTGCTCCTGCGACTGATCTTCACCGCTTACCAGAACCCGAACCTCGCCCGCGCGGTCGGCCTCGACTCGGGCTTTCCGCTGATCGGCTACCGCTCGGTGGCGAAGAACCTCGAGCTGACCGCCGACA
This DNA window, taken from Halobellus sp. LT62, encodes the following:
- a CDS encoding DUF2110 family protein; the protein is MVVLATKCYVDGDARERALDSFDSLVRNEIGDLDVEWTIDVREDDFVDVDLDGEDATIAGNLLAESWGEVTADHEDGETYVGTLDSWDDDGWVLDVGYDNYVRIPADELGLGTGSPSQIRDRFGVVQHTPLRFVAGETPRLADETRDELYDWTREEGHSGRVNVNSATRGEVRATVNRAGHAADIITVERLGLLEQSIVCPESTDPPGLLASIGSYMRSELKCVLTS
- a CDS encoding phosphate uptake regulator PhoU, which codes for METRKVQRLGPSTLAMTLPAEWAKEHDVNKGDEVSLRMGGKGTLTVLPESASQEDSSATVRADNLDADSLERAIVAQYVLGRRVIHIEKSEGALDSEHINAVYKAETQLMGLGVIEETPDRIAIRCSVDPEDFTLDNLLERLENTGSTMRGEAVKALAHGNTDLAQRALNRERQANKIFVLLLRLIFTAYQNPNLARAVGLDSGFPLIGYRSVAKNLELTADNAEDIATIAMNAEGHTLDVDSGTMRRIREFTDQVDELTRTAVQSVVERDYDKTVECRTRFRQLRDREQEILGDLPEMNNEELLQVREVLVSLQQTAQYAMRNAEIAANLALNEESEHVTIG
- a CDS encoding competence/damage-inducible protein A, whose translation is MRVAIVTVGDELLSGDTVNTNAAWLAEKLTDRGVSVERVTTVPDAVADIARVVNEYRAEHDAVIVTGGLGPTHDDVTMAGVAAAVGRDLEPHEEAREWLLGEGGYSAEGLVDGTTELPARARMLPNTEGVAPGAVVEGIYVLPGVPSEMKAMFERVAGEFSGTETFTAVVDVAEPESELIDRIHEVRTRFDVTVGSYPGDSVRVKFTATDRATAEDAAAWLRSRVDLVDDA
- a CDS encoding DUF5803 family protein — protein: MNRRLLLAAGCLALLAVTSGCLGIGTGPVDPEQLDSEPAAAYEWESNRTAHIAIQENTQFRTVLETNSTTVELYREDGFGGTNPLSVEAVRYRYPDGTVLTGTEIREEGGEIRRTRDETVVELPDDAPASGGSLAFTSGGTPKRFTLPTYVDGTYEVVLPPDRRIDFPVFGQVSPRNYEATIDEQSRVHIVWAEPVTTDSISVQFYLQRDLYIFGGIAALVVLVGVGGLLYYRRQIDRLRRQRHEMGIDVEVEDDDDGPPPGMR
- a CDS encoding ATP-NAD kinase family protein, translating into MRIGFAVNPIAGMGGRVGLKGTDGKVEEARRLGAEPRAPDRARRALERLHELDDVELLTWGGAMGADIARQVGFAPEVLGEAGDAEDSTAEDTARAVKAFLAADVDLVLFVGGDGTAADVAEAVEGTETPILGVPAGVKVYSSVFAVSPEDAAHVVATFERTERREVLDIDEDEYREGEVHPELRAIAHVPVAEELQSSKQLGGGNVEALAAGVADDIRASDKTFVLGPGSTVGAIKAELGFEGSPLGVDVWRGGEVLAVDASESEILDALDPEGENVVVVSPIGGQGFVFGRGNPQLSPDVIRRCDVEIVASRSKLDGIGELRVDTDDSDLDAELKGWTKVRIGRFERRMMRIT
- a CDS encoding transcription factor, which translates into the protein MAFEELLNDPVIQKYLHELVGPTGMPVAAAPPDGEVTDEELAEELGLELNDVRRALFILYENDLAEYRRVRDEDSGWLTYLWTFHYENIPENLQEEMLRLLDALEERLEYERNHEFYLSEPAGIRFEFSEAMEQGFQCPETGAPLEPMENDDMVESMELRIEELRDELNVDVGRDD